One region of Chryseobacterium sp. C-71 genomic DNA includes:
- a CDS encoding aldo/keto reductase: MQQKTYTGQPVITLNNGIDIPALGFGVWQMEDMQECENAVVKAIETGYRMIDTAAIYQNETAVGNAIKNSGIDREDLFVTSKLWVQDTTYDKAKAAFQRTLDRLQLDYLDMYLIHWPYSNFIGAWKAMEELYHEGKIKAIGVCNFTVEKLEELKANSTVLPVINQIELHPIFQQKELQVYNRENNIVTQPWSPLGNGNADLLDNQDLKNIAEKYNKTVAQVILRWHLQEGFCVIPKSVTPSRIEENFNVFDFELSEEEMDVVRSLDTGKRLFFDPKDPSWEEKMLNAVADI, encoded by the coding sequence ATGCAACAAAAAACATACACAGGACAGCCTGTAATTACATTGAATAACGGAATTGATATTCCCGCTTTAGGCTTCGGAGTTTGGCAAATGGAAGATATGCAGGAATGCGAAAACGCTGTTGTAAAAGCCATTGAAACAGGTTACAGAATGATTGATACGGCTGCTATTTACCAAAATGAAACTGCAGTTGGAAATGCTATAAAAAACAGTGGAATAGACAGAGAAGATTTGTTCGTTACTTCAAAATTATGGGTTCAGGATACGACCTATGACAAAGCGAAAGCTGCTTTTCAGAGAACTCTCGACAGATTGCAATTGGATTATCTAGATATGTATCTTATCCATTGGCCGTATTCGAATTTTATCGGAGCCTGGAAAGCGATGGAAGAGTTATATCATGAAGGGAAAATCAAAGCAATTGGCGTTTGTAATTTTACGGTGGAGAAATTGGAAGAGCTAAAAGCAAACTCGACTGTTCTTCCGGTGATTAATCAAATTGAATTGCACCCGATTTTCCAGCAAAAAGAACTTCAGGTTTATAACAGAGAAAATAATATCGTAACACAACCCTGGAGTCCACTAGGGAACGGAAATGCCGATCTTTTAGATAATCAGGATTTAAAAAATATTGCCGAAAAATACAATAAAACTGTTGCTCAGGTTATTCTGAGATGGCATTTGCAGGAAGGGTTCTGTGTGATTCCCAAGTCTGTGACACCTTCAAGAATTGAAGAGAATTTCAATGTTTTTGATTTTGAATTATCAGAAGAAGAAATGGATGTTGTCCGTTCTTTAGACACCGGAAAAAGGTTGTTTTTTGACCCGAAAGATCCGTCTTGGGAAGAAAAAATGTTGAATGCTGTGGCGGATATTTAG
- a CDS encoding GLPGLI family protein, giving the protein MKLFSVFFFLCFNVLFSQNIRVTYDYKFKIDSLNTENIDSEIMILDIFKNQSIFISQTKYVHDSLASERYDNQRINNSIPFDMDKSKVKEYITKDYLSHQNLLHTQIGSQSYIIPEKNLLKWKILKDIKTIKGINVQKASTNFLGRNWIAWFSNEYTVQDGPYKFNGLPGLILELYDDSFSHHFTMLGILKYKDKNYHYKSQVIKELEITSQDFTKLWHDFLKNPSKNYVSQTSNSNIGMTITFDGKSYSESEILREIEKREKEKYKKINNFLDLELYQ; this is encoded by the coding sequence ATGAAATTATTTAGCGTGTTTTTTTTCTTATGTTTTAATGTTTTGTTCTCACAAAATATTCGAGTGACATACGATTATAAGTTTAAAATTGATTCATTGAACACTGAAAATATTGATTCTGAGATTATGATTTTAGATATTTTCAAAAATCAATCAATATTTATAAGCCAGACAAAATATGTACATGATTCATTAGCTAGTGAAAGATATGATAACCAAAGAATAAATAACTCAATACCTTTTGATATGGATAAATCAAAGGTTAAAGAATATATAACTAAAGACTATTTATCCCATCAAAATTTATTACATACGCAGATTGGATCACAATCATATATCATACCTGAGAAAAATCTTTTAAAATGGAAAATTTTGAAAGATATAAAAACCATCAAAGGAATCAATGTACAAAAAGCATCAACAAATTTTTTAGGTAGAAACTGGATTGCTTGGTTTAGCAATGAATATACTGTTCAGGATGGTCCTTATAAATTTAATGGATTACCAGGGTTAATCTTGGAATTATATGATGATAGTTTCAGTCATCATTTTACTATGTTAGGTATTTTAAAATATAAAGATAAAAATTATCACTATAAAAGCCAAGTTATAAAGGAATTAGAAATCACGAGTCAAGATTTTACAAAATTATGGCATGACTTTCTTAAAAATCCTTCTAAAAATTATGTTTCTCAAACATCAAACTCTAATATAGGAATGACTATAACCTTTGATGGTAAGTCATATTCTGAAAGCGAAATTTTACGAGAAATAGAGAAGAGAGAAAAAGAAAAATACAAAAAAATTAATAATTTTTTAGATTTAGAATTATACCAATGA
- a CDS encoding alpha/beta hydrolase encodes MKKTSTFKSLGSLFLFAISFMLLSGFSKFSAQSTKMIKNVVLVHGAFVDGSGYRGVYDILSKKGYNVTVVQNPLSSLQDDVDATKAALDRQDGPAILVGHSYGGSVITEAGDHPKVAALVYLAAFQLDAGESALDWAMTEPGSPKNGILPADDKGILYYDKKKFHEGFAADIPKAQADFMYASQGRFAAAALAAKVTKAPWKTKPSYGIVATQDEAILPSIQRKMYKKGGSKITEIKGSHAVFISHPQEVADVIIRASKEVK; translated from the coding sequence ATGAAAAAAACATCAACTTTCAAATCGTTAGGATCACTTTTCCTTTTTGCAATTTCATTCATGTTATTAAGCGGATTTTCAAAATTCTCTGCTCAAAGCACAAAAATGATTAAAAATGTAGTTCTAGTACATGGTGCTTTTGTAGACGGATCAGGCTACCGAGGAGTTTACGACATTTTAAGCAAAAAAGGTTACAATGTGACTGTAGTACAAAACCCATTAAGCTCATTGCAAGATGACGTGGATGCTACCAAAGCAGCTCTAGACAGACAAGATGGCCCAGCAATTCTGGTAGGACATTCTTATGGCGGAAGCGTTATTACAGAAGCAGGCGACCATCCTAAAGTTGCAGCGTTGGTATATCTCGCAGCATTTCAGTTAGATGCAGGCGAATCCGCACTCGATTGGGCGATGACAGAACCTGGATCTCCTAAAAATGGGATTCTACCCGCTGACGATAAAGGAATATTATATTATGACAAGAAAAAATTTCATGAAGGATTTGCTGCAGATATTCCGAAAGCGCAGGCTGACTTTATGTACGCTTCACAAGGTCGTTTTGCAGCAGCAGCATTAGCAGCAAAAGTTACCAAAGCACCATGGAAAACAAAACCATCATACGGAATCGTCGCTACGCAAGATGAGGCAATTCTTCCGAGTATTCAACGTAAAATGTATAAAAAAGGAGGTTCAAAAATCACAGAAATAAAAGGAAGCCACGCTGTATTTATTTCTCATCCTCAGGAAGTTGCCGATGTCATCATCAGAGCGTCAAAAGAGGTAAAATAG
- the murC gene encoding UDP-N-acetylmuramate--L-alanine ligase produces the protein MKTHFIAIGGSAMHNLAIALKDKGYEVSGSDDAIFEPSKSRLEKKEILPEELGWFPEKITSDIDAVILGMHAHQDNPELAKAKELGLKIYSYPEFLYEQSKTKTRVVIAGSHGKTTITSMILHVLNFHQKDVDYMVGAQLEGFDCMVKLTKDNDFMVLEGDEYLSSPIDLRSKFLLYQPNIALLSGIAWDHINVFKTFDDYIEQFRRFVASITPGGVLVYNEEDQEVVRVVENAENYFRKIPYKTPEYEIVSGKVHLKTEMGDIPLSVFGAHNLLNLEGARHICHTLGIMDEDFYDAIMSFKGASKRLEKVEREDKGILYKDFAHAPSKVKAVVKAFCEQFKNEKKYGFLELHTYSSLNPVFLEQYDHAMDGLDEAIAFYSEDALKIKRMDPISPDLIKEKFKNENLKVFTNAEELHAYWDLLDKTQGVYMMMSSGNFGGLDLTK, from the coding sequence TTGAAAACCCATTTCATCGCCATCGGCGGAAGCGCCATGCACAACCTTGCGATTGCGTTAAAAGATAAAGGATATGAAGTTTCCGGCTCAGATGATGCCATTTTTGAACCTTCAAAATCAAGACTTGAGAAAAAAGAAATTCTTCCCGAAGAATTGGGTTGGTTTCCTGAGAAAATAACATCAGATATTGATGCCGTAATTCTTGGAATGCACGCTCATCAGGACAATCCTGAACTGGCAAAAGCAAAAGAATTAGGGTTAAAAATATATTCTTATCCTGAATTTTTATACGAACAGTCAAAAACCAAAACAAGAGTTGTCATCGCTGGTTCTCACGGGAAAACGACGATCACATCGATGATTCTTCATGTTCTGAATTTCCATCAGAAAGATGTCGATTACATGGTAGGAGCACAGCTTGAAGGTTTCGACTGTATGGTAAAACTGACGAAAGATAATGATTTCATGGTTTTGGAAGGGGACGAATATCTTTCCTCACCTATCGATCTTCGTTCAAAATTCTTACTATATCAACCCAATATCGCTTTATTGAGCGGAATTGCGTGGGATCATATCAATGTTTTCAAAACATTTGATGATTACATTGAGCAATTCAGAAGGTTTGTGGCAAGCATCACTCCTGGAGGAGTTTTGGTGTATAATGAAGAAGATCAGGAAGTAGTAAGAGTGGTTGAAAATGCCGAAAATTATTTCAGAAAAATACCTTACAAAACGCCTGAATACGAAATCGTAAGTGGAAAAGTTCATTTAAAAACCGAAATGGGAGATATTCCGCTTTCTGTTTTTGGAGCGCACAATTTATTAAATCTTGAAGGAGCAAGGCATATCTGTCATACTTTAGGGATTATGGATGAAGATTTCTATGATGCCATCATGAGTTTCAAAGGTGCTTCAAAACGTCTTGAAAAAGTGGAAAGAGAAGACAAGGGAATTCTTTATAAAGACTTCGCACATGCACCAAGCAAGGTAAAAGCTGTGGTGAAAGCATTTTGTGAACAATTTAAAAATGAAAAAAAGTACGGTTTTCTTGAGTTGCACACCTACTCTAGTTTGAATCCTGTATTTTTAGAACAATATGACCACGCAATGGATGGTTTGGATGAAGCTATCGCTTTCTATTCTGAAGATGCTTTAAAGATCAAAAGAATGGATCCTATTTCTCCTGATTTAATCAAAGAAAAATTTAAAAACGAAAATCTGAAAGTCTTTACCAACGCTGAAGAACTCCATGCCTATTGGGATTTATTAGATAAAACTCAGGGCGTTTATATGATGATGAGTTCTGGTAATTTTGGAGGATTAGATTTAACGAAGTAA
- a CDS encoding GLPGLI family protein — translation MKIKTVLILLILMVNYLKSQDYHVKYVNNVSSIATVDEDLYISKNKIISVRDSVINFNTVNNSNAAYNQNNNSIQISSRSVPYKVIYLKNIDNKKIEYSEYLGGKKYLIEDNLPLFDWKINFKSIKQIANYTCYEAKMNYRGSKIIAFFTKEIPISTGPFKFGGLPGLILEISEEGKNYNSWKANVVEKLKGNIDIKNDNSNHVNMREFLILEEKENEKSFLKKTSSLAKDVVIKRMKVPRQGIEKKYEWENE, via the coding sequence ATGAAAATAAAAACTGTTTTAATTTTACTTATATTGATGGTCAATTATTTAAAATCACAAGACTATCATGTTAAATATGTCAACAATGTTTCAAGTATTGCAACTGTTGATGAAGATTTATATATTTCTAAAAACAAAATTATTAGTGTCAGAGATTCTGTCATAAATTTCAATACTGTAAATAACAGCAATGCTGCTTATAACCAAAATAATAATTCGATTCAAATATCTTCAAGAAGTGTACCTTACAAAGTTATTTATTTAAAAAATATAGATAATAAAAAAATTGAGTATAGTGAATATTTAGGTGGTAAAAAGTATCTTATTGAAGATAATTTACCATTATTTGATTGGAAAATTAACTTTAAATCAATAAAGCAAATTGCTAATTATACTTGCTATGAAGCAAAAATGAATTATAGAGGTAGTAAAATTATTGCTTTTTTTACAAAAGAAATACCTATTTCAACCGGACCTTTCAAATTTGGTGGTTTACCAGGATTAATTTTGGAAATTTCTGAAGAGGGTAAAAATTATAACTCATGGAAAGCTAATGTTGTTGAGAAACTTAAAGGAAATATTGATATTAAAAATGATAATTCTAATCACGTAAATATGAGAGAATTTTTAATTCTTGAAGAGAAAGAAAATGAAAAATCATTTTTGAAAAAGACTTCAAGTTTGGCTAAAGATGTTGTTATAAAAAGAATGAAAGTTCCTAGGCAGGGAATAGAAAAGAAATATGAATGGGAAAATGAATAA
- a CDS encoding PPC domain-containing DNA-binding protein: MKLLTTLLFTLFLMCNFSAQEKEICRYTKTPTGFLMVLRENDDVLAQIENLAKTENIPSASFTGIGFAREVTFGFYDFQAKKFNPKTFKKVEMGSLTGSIAWNEKGPSIHVHGIATDEKFNAYDGHLLSLHVGTGSMEIYVTINDKKLERKIEQPLNANVLQLNCQQ, from the coding sequence ATGAAATTACTTACCACTTTACTATTCACATTATTTCTGATGTGTAATTTTTCAGCACAGGAAAAAGAAATTTGCAGATACACAAAAACTCCCACAGGTTTTCTGATGGTGCTTCGTGAAAACGATGATGTCCTAGCTCAGATTGAGAATCTTGCAAAGACCGAGAATATTCCGTCAGCGAGCTTTACGGGAATTGGTTTTGCGAGAGAAGTAACTTTTGGATTTTACGATTTTCAAGCTAAAAAATTTAATCCCAAGACGTTTAAAAAAGTAGAGATGGGAAGCCTTACCGGATCTATTGCGTGGAATGAAAAAGGTCCGTCAATCCACGTTCACGGAATTGCAACTGATGAGAAATTTAATGCGTACGATGGTCATCTTCTTTCCCTTCATGTAGGGACTGGCTCTATGGAAATCTACGTAACCATTAATGATAAAAAATTAGAAAGGAAAATAGAACAACCTTTGAATGCTAACGTGCTTCAACTGAATTGTCAACAATAA
- a CDS encoding NAD(P)H-dependent oxidoreductase gives MKKVLVINGGQNFGHSGGKYNQTIADNTLEALKEFENVEIKISNINEGYDENEEVEKFVWADFIIYHTPIWWFQLPNGFKKYIDEVFTAGHAKGIYMSDGRSSDNPKINYGTGGMLGGRKYMLTTSWNAPETAFTLPGEFFSETSVDNGPLFGFHRMNAFVSLEKMDSFHFHDVEKNANIDRDMKLYREHVKTVFEKELKPQLV, from the coding sequence ATGAAAAAAGTATTAGTTATTAACGGGGGACAAAATTTCGGACATTCCGGAGGAAAATATAATCAGACGATTGCAGATAACACGTTAGAAGCCTTAAAAGAATTTGAAAATGTAGAAATAAAAATTTCGAATATCAACGAAGGGTATGATGAAAATGAGGAAGTAGAAAAATTTGTTTGGGCAGATTTTATTATCTATCACACCCCAATCTGGTGGTTTCAATTGCCGAATGGGTTTAAAAAATACATTGATGAAGTTTTCACTGCCGGCCATGCAAAAGGAATTTACATGAGCGACGGAAGATCTTCTGATAACCCAAAAATCAACTACGGAACCGGCGGAATGTTGGGTGGAAGAAAATATATGCTTACCACAAGCTGGAATGCACCTGAAACTGCATTCACACTTCCGGGAGAATTTTTCAGCGAAACCAGTGTTGATAACGGGCCTCTATTTGGTTTCCACAGAATGAATGCTTTCGTTTCTTTAGAAAAAATGGATAGTTTTCATTTCCATGATGTAGAAAAAAATGCAAATATTGATCGTGACATGAAATTATACAGAGAACACGTTAAAACCGTTTTCGAGAAAGAATTAAAACCACAATTAGTCTAA
- a CDS encoding putative quinol monooxygenase, which yields MKIYLTAIIKAKEEHRSEVLKVLQKMVTETLKEEANELYALHQGIEDKNHFIFYEIWKSEEGLKQHNNQPYIKAFGDLVDEKLQEKPQIYLSDLI from the coding sequence ATGAAAATCTATCTCACAGCAATAATCAAAGCAAAAGAAGAACACAGAAGCGAAGTTTTGAAAGTTCTTCAGAAGATGGTAACAGAAACCCTAAAAGAAGAAGCCAACGAATTGTACGCACTTCATCAGGGAATTGAAGATAAAAATCATTTCATTTTCTATGAAATCTGGAAAAGCGAAGAAGGTTTGAAACAACATAACAATCAACCGTATATAAAAGCTTTTGGAGATTTGGTTGATGAAAAATTGCAGGAAAAACCGCAGATTTATTTATCTGATTTAATATAA
- a CDS encoding LysR family transcriptional regulator, giving the protein MVNLEWYRTFKAIYKTGTLTGAADSLFISQPGVSLHLGSLEAYVGYKLFDRTGRKMIPTERGKVLFNAVSEALSKLEDVEKNFQKSTEKTTPTISVGMCFETFQTTLEQYVSTLDFNLIISFGEYPEMLDQLDKGILDLIITPKKGTSPNILHEAFSSEQIILVGGKNVDTDSFKEVLKTKDFKEIEDWLKQEKWYGTTGDMEHLFQFWLLNFGHKPNFRPNYIVPNLNSIIRCLKGGIGLAVVPDFLCKNEIENGDVKLIWESEKKLENTLYFGCRKQTMYQNEIDHIKGLFRQIMGKIN; this is encoded by the coding sequence ATGGTTAATTTAGAATGGTATCGGACGTTTAAAGCTATTTATAAAACGGGGACATTAACCGGTGCTGCAGATTCTCTATTTATTTCGCAACCCGGAGTGAGCCTTCATTTAGGTTCATTGGAAGCGTACGTCGGGTATAAATTATTTGACAGGACAGGACGTAAAATGATCCCTACTGAGAGAGGGAAAGTTTTGTTCAATGCGGTTTCCGAGGCTTTATCTAAATTGGAAGATGTAGAAAAGAATTTCCAAAAATCCACGGAGAAAACCACCCCGACCATCAGTGTGGGAATGTGCTTTGAAACTTTTCAAACAACTCTGGAACAATATGTTTCAACGTTAGATTTTAATTTAATTATCAGTTTTGGCGAATATCCTGAAATGCTTGATCAGCTCGATAAAGGAATTTTAGATTTAATCATTACTCCGAAAAAAGGAACATCTCCCAACATTCTGCACGAAGCTTTCTCTTCTGAACAAATTATTTTAGTGGGCGGAAAAAATGTTGATACAGATAGTTTTAAAGAAGTTTTAAAAACCAAAGATTTTAAGGAAATCGAAGATTGGCTGAAACAGGAAAAATGGTACGGAACAACCGGAGATATGGAGCATCTTTTTCAGTTTTGGCTGCTGAATTTTGGGCATAAGCCGAATTTCAGACCCAATTATATTGTCCCAAACCTGAATTCTATCATCCGTTGTCTGAAAGGAGGGATTGGATTGGCTGTGGTTCCTGATTTCTTATGTAAAAATGAAATAGAAAATGGTGATGTGAAACTGATTTGGGAAAGCGAAAAAAAATTAGAAAATACCTTGTACTTTGGCTGTAGAAAACAAACGATGTATCAGAATGAAATTGATCATATCAAAGGTTTGTTCAGACAGATTATGGGGAAAATTAATTAG